The following coding sequences are from one Gloeocapsa sp. PCC 73106 window:
- a CDS encoding sugar phosphate isomerase/epimerase gives MKIAISNLAWEQTETDSIAAILLDFSIKGVEIAPTKVWSNPLTVSSEEAKTYKRYWQNYDIQIVALQSLLFGRGDLTIFETKEQRLATRNYLSGIIQLAGQLGANVLVFGSPKNRLVNNIFLEVATEIAVDFFSDLGDVAVNCGVKFCLEPNPRVYGCDFINTSAEGFSFVNKVNNPGFGLHLDAAGMTLSQEAMQRGLGGFPHERLHQEAIATSLEKAFPQLCHFHISEPNLQIIGSQEVRHDLFAHTLTRLNYQGWVSIEMLAQNKNKADNLLNVKKALVIANKHYGKDRHLP, from the coding sequence GTGAAAATTGCCATTTCTAATTTGGCTTGGGAACAGACAGAAACCGACTCAATAGCGGCGATTCTCCTTGATTTCTCCATTAAAGGCGTTGAAATCGCTCCTACTAAAGTTTGGAGTAATCCCCTGACTGTTTCCTCTGAGGAAGCGAAAACATACAAAAGATATTGGCAAAATTATGATATCCAAATCGTTGCTCTACAATCTTTACTCTTTGGTAGAGGAGATTTGACCATCTTTGAAACGAAGGAACAGCGATTAGCAACGCGTAATTATCTATCTGGTATCATCCAACTCGCGGGTCAACTCGGAGCAAATGTCTTGGTTTTTGGTTCTCCTAAAAATCGCCTTGTTAATAATATCTTTTTAGAAGTTGCCACAGAAATCGCTGTTGATTTTTTCTCTGATTTAGGCGATGTTGCTGTTAATTGCGGGGTTAAATTTTGCTTAGAGCCTAATCCTAGAGTTTACGGCTGTGATTTTATTAATACCTCTGCAGAGGGTTTTTCCTTTGTCAATAAGGTCAATAATCCTGGCTTTGGATTACATCTAGATGCAGCCGGTATGACTCTGAGTCAAGAAGCGATGCAGCGCGGTCTTGGGGGTTTCCCCCATGAGCGACTGCATCAAGAAGCGATCGCAACCTCTCTAGAAAAAGCTTTCCCTCAATTATGTCACTTTCACATTAGTGAACCTAATTTACAAATAATTGGCTCACAAGAAGTGCGTCATGATTTGTTTGCTCACACCCTCACTCGTCTTAACTATCAAGGATGGGTATCGATTGAAATGTTAGCTCAAAATAAAAATAAAGCTGATAATCTTCTCAACGTCAAAAAAGCTTTAGTAATAGCCAATAAACATTATGGAAAAGATAGACATCTTCCCTAA
- a CDS encoding FG-GAP repeat protein, whose amino-acid sequence MITTVLITIWGYPKQVHSQINDSLRIDKITPEDVSGGDSFGFAVAVKNDYGLIGAPYQDNSGVDTGAVYLFDLSTNKQIRKLTVKEEKEGDLFGYAVSLSDEYALIGQPYTDQGAIDGGGAHLFALDSLRYPKQLTTEDLKEGDLFGYAVAVSDQYALVSAPYQDTRGVDSGVVYLFDVTTGKQLRKLTPRDGNAGDLFGYSVAIAPGYALIGAPYRDERGVDSGAVYWFDLETGEQLAKLVPTDGANAGDLFGYSVAIAPGYALIGAPYRDSVGTDAGSVYLFDLNTGAQINKIEPQDLAAGDVYGHSLAFFGNALLVGAPYQDRGGLDTGGAYLSDFAYKNQVPQNVEIQSQPGDLLGYAVGGAQDFALIGAPYGDDFGADSGVVYRIQR is encoded by the coding sequence ATGATAACTACCGTGCTCATCACGATTTGGGGTTATCCGAAACAGGTACACAGTCAAATCAATGATTCTCTGAGGATAGACAAGATCACCCCCGAAGATGTTAGTGGAGGGGACTCTTTTGGTTTTGCGGTAGCGGTGAAAAATGATTATGGATTGATTGGGGCGCCCTATCAGGATAATTCGGGTGTTGACACTGGAGCAGTATACTTATTTGATCTGAGTACCAACAAACAAATCAGAAAATTGACCGTTAAAGAAGAAAAAGAAGGAGATCTATTTGGTTATGCAGTTTCCTTGAGTGATGAATACGCTCTGATTGGTCAACCTTACACAGATCAAGGAGCAATCGATGGGGGTGGGGCTCATTTATTTGCTCTTGATTCTCTAAGATATCCCAAACAGTTAACAACAGAAGATCTTAAAGAAGGGGATTTATTTGGCTATGCTGTAGCTGTTAGCGATCAATACGCTTTAGTTAGTGCGCCCTATCAAGATACCAGGGGTGTGGATTCTGGGGTTGTATACCTGTTTGATGTTACTACCGGAAAGCAGTTAAGGAAGCTAACTCCCAGAGACGGTAATGCGGGGGATTTATTTGGTTATTCAGTAGCGATCGCACCAGGATACGCTTTAATTGGTGCTCCCTACAGAGATGAAAGAGGTGTCGATAGTGGTGCTGTGTATTGGTTTGATTTAGAGACAGGGGAACAATTAGCCAAGTTAGTTCCCACCGATGGAGCAAACGCAGGGGATTTGTTCGGTTATTCAGTAGCGATCGCACCAGGATACGCTCTAATTGGGGCTCCCTACAGGGATTCAGTTGGCACCGATGCAGGTTCCGTCTACTTGTTTGATCTCAATACTGGAGCACAAATAAACAAAATAGAACCACAAGACTTAGCCGCGGGCGATGTTTATGGTCATTCTTTAGCTTTTTTCGGCAATGCTCTCCTGGTGGGTGCACCCTATCAGGATCGTGGAGGACTTGATACAGGAGGGGCTTATTTATCTGATTTCGCTTATAAAAACCAAGTACCTCAAAACGTTGAAATTCAGTCACAACCAGGGGATTTATTGGGTTATGCGGTGGGTGGAGCTCAGGATTTTGCCCTAATTGGCGCTCCCTATGGGGATGATTTTGGTGCAGATAGTGGCGTCGTTTATCGGATACAGAGATAG
- a CDS encoding NAD(P)-dependent oxidoreductase encodes MQSALIGYTGFVGSNLAEQQLFTHYYNSHNIEAIVNQEFDLVVCAGVSGVKWLANQDPLKDWQNIQRLIDCLQTILTAKFVLISTVDVYYLPINVDEDTVIELEKLKPYGKHRRQLEIFVESTFNCLIIRLPGLFGKNLKKNIIYDLLNNNRVENINPDSLYQFYHLEDLTKDIEIGLDQRSSLINFATEPVTAREVAEHIFEKELKIQLDTDIARYDMRSKIWQNNQRGYLYNKQQILLKLKEFVAQYQQ; translated from the coding sequence ATGCAATCTGCTCTGATTGGATATACGGGGTTTGTGGGTAGCAATTTAGCTGAGCAGCAATTATTTACCCATTACTATAACTCTCACAATATTGAGGCTATTGTCAATCAAGAATTTGATTTAGTCGTTTGTGCTGGAGTATCAGGAGTGAAGTGGTTAGCTAATCAAGATCCTCTGAAGGATTGGCAAAATATACAAAGACTAATTGACTGTTTGCAAACAATATTAACTGCAAAATTTGTCTTGATATCAACCGTAGACGTCTATTATCTTCCCATTAATGTTGACGAAGATACGGTAATTGAACTAGAAAAATTAAAACCCTATGGTAAACATAGACGACAGTTAGAAATATTCGTAGAAAGTACGTTTAATTGCTTGATTATTCGTCTACCCGGATTGTTTGGCAAGAATTTAAAGAAGAATATTATTTACGATTTACTTAATAATAACCGGGTGGAAAACATTAACCCAGATAGTCTATATCAGTTTTACCATTTAGAGGATCTAACTAAAGATATAGAAATTGGTCTCGACCAAAGATCAAGTTTAATAAATTTTGCCACAGAACCAGTAACAGCCAGAGAGGTAGCTGAGCATATTTTTGAGAAAGAACTGAAAATTCAGCTCGACACCGACATAGCTCGGTACGACATGAGAAGTAAAATCTGGCAAAATAATCAAAGAGGATATTTATATAATAAGCAACAAATCTTATTAAAATTAAAAGAGTTCGTCGCTCAATATCAACAATAA
- a CDS encoding glycosyltransferase family 2 protein, whose amino-acid sequence METNIDPEIRQTWQVPAYSVAEISSKRHKYCVCIFVINEGEKIRKQLIKMQALTSIIDIIIADGGSTDNSLDRQFLKSVNVCTLLTKQDQGKLSSQMRIAFAYALEKGYQGIIVIDGNNKDDTTAITKFITHLDQGWDHLQGSRFIKGGRGINTPWLRYLAIRLIHAPLISLAAGRVYTDTTNGFRGYSRQLLLDSRVNPFREIFSDYELHYYLSIRASRLGYRIKELPVTRQYPLNQPIPTKISPIKGNLKIILTLIKACCHRFNPTEK is encoded by the coding sequence ATGGAAACAAATATTGACCCTGAAATCAGACAAACGTGGCAAGTTCCTGCTTATAGCGTTGCCGAAATATCCTCTAAACGCCACAAGTACTGCGTTTGTATATTTGTGATAAACGAGGGAGAAAAAATCAGAAAGCAGTTAATCAAAATGCAAGCATTAACCTCAATTATTGATATTATTATTGCCGATGGAGGTAGCACGGATAACTCATTAGACAGGCAATTTTTAAAGAGTGTTAACGTTTGTACTCTTTTGACTAAACAGGATCAGGGTAAATTGAGTAGCCAGATGCGAATAGCTTTCGCCTATGCTTTAGAAAAAGGTTATCAAGGTATTATCGTTATTGATGGGAATAACAAAGACGATACTACTGCTATAACTAAATTCATAACACACTTAGACCAGGGTTGGGACCATCTACAAGGTTCGCGTTTTATTAAAGGTGGACGAGGTATTAATACCCCTTGGTTGAGATATCTAGCTATTAGATTGATTCATGCTCCTTTAATTAGTTTAGCCGCAGGAAGAGTCTATACAGACACAACTAATGGTTTCCGTGGCTATAGTCGTCAATTGTTATTGGATTCTCGGGTTAATCCCTTTCGAGAGATTTTTTCAGATTATGAATTACATTATTACCTATCGATTAGGGCTAGTCGTCTTGGCTATCGGATTAAAGAGTTACCTGTGACGCGTCAATATCCTTTGAATCAACCAATTCCTACTAAAATTAGTCCTATTAAGGGAAACTTAAAGATTATACTGACTCTGATAAAAGCTTGTTGCCATCGTTTTAATCCGACTGAGAAATGA
- a CDS encoding glycosyltransferase produces the protein MASKDYFVSVILPVDNHTQSLDVVVFSIITILDENYKFYELIIVNDGFDDKISTQATLLLQTYNGIRLINLSRKFGVEVAISSGLDTAIGDFVVILLPGYDPPELIPELIELCQQGNDILIGIRSNRRDDPLWLRIGANLFYWCCQKLFNIPLTKNATEFRVLSRQVVNAITQVSDNYCYLRLLSVYTGYRNKTFTYSPIRGVKRGNKRNLIELIDLGLKIIFMNSTNPLRLASYLSLIASSFNLFYMLYIVLVYFFKSQVAEGWVTISMQNAVMFFLISVILAILSEYIGLLIVKSRGWANYYVAEEKNSSVVISPKVEKNVVHDSEDMTI, from the coding sequence ATGGCTAGTAAAGATTATTTTGTTTCAGTAATTTTGCCAGTTGATAATCACACCCAATCTCTAGATGTAGTAGTTTTTAGCATCATTACAATCTTAGACGAAAACTATAAGTTTTATGAATTAATTATTGTCAATGATGGTTTCGACGACAAAATCAGTACTCAAGCGACTTTATTGCTACAAACATATAACGGAATTAGACTAATTAATCTCTCTCGTAAGTTTGGGGTTGAAGTCGCCATTTCCTCGGGATTGGATACAGCGATCGGTGATTTTGTGGTAATTTTGTTACCAGGTTATGATCCTCCTGAATTGATTCCTGAATTAATTGAATTGTGCCAACAGGGAAATGATATTTTAATTGGTATACGTTCCAATCGTCGCGATGATCCTCTCTGGTTGAGAATTGGGGCTAATTTGTTTTATTGGTGCTGTCAAAAACTATTTAATATTCCCCTTACCAAAAATGCTACTGAATTTCGAGTACTCAGTCGACAAGTTGTCAATGCAATTACTCAAGTTTCAGATAATTATTGTTATTTGCGCTTACTAAGCGTTTATACTGGCTACAGAAATAAAACTTTCACTTATAGCCCTATTAGAGGAGTTAAAAGAGGAAATAAAAGAAATTTAATAGAATTAATTGATTTAGGATTAAAAATTATTTTTATGAATTCTACTAATCCTCTGAGACTAGCTAGCTATCTAAGCTTGATCGCTAGTTCATTTAACTTGTTTTATATGCTATATATCGTCTTGGTTTACTTTTTTAAAAGCCAAGTTGCCGAGGGCTGGGTAACTATTTCTATGCAAAATGCTGTCATGTTTTTTTTAATATCTGTAATTTTGGCGATTTTATCAGAGTATATTGGTTTACTAATCGTAAAATCGAGAGGATGGGCTAATTACTACGTGGCAGAGGAAAAAAATAGTTCTGTTGTTATCTCTCCAAAGGTTGAGAAAAATGTCGTTCATGATTCTGAGGATATGACTATTTAA